A window of Mucilaginibacter paludis DSM 18603 contains these coding sequences:
- a CDS encoding cation:proton antiporter: MVSKLSSSEIIHFLLILIVILIPARILGEVCRRYKLPAIIGEIFAGIIVGPTLLGAFFPEIFKNLFLAAPQAYGAFDGISNIGIILLMFIAGFEVDMQQIRQNGKQALAISLTGIIFPFAIGSISVWFLYNSHFANSGSNQLTTSLFFGTALSITALSVIAKILLDLDLLKTKIGNIVLTAAMVDDFLGWILFSIIIKLMNAGKEDASFWSVIEVVLFAAFMLTGGRWIVHRLLELAGKSQKIGRVFTVAVCLCFIGAVITEYLGVRGVFGAFLVGIAVGGSEYFTAKHRDILHQFTINVLAPLFFASVGLRLNFIANFNLEIVVIILVIACLAKLIGAGIGGAASGMSKNESIAVAFGMNARGSQEIVLGLIALQAKIITEPVFEGLVVMTVVTMVISGPIMKYYFLKEQNEAGASIAYLSKIRA, encoded by the coding sequence ATGGTATCTAAACTAAGCTCGTCCGAGATCATACACTTTCTCCTGATCCTGATTGTCATCCTCATCCCGGCGAGAATATTGGGAGAAGTATGTCGCAGGTATAAGCTTCCCGCGATCATCGGCGAAATTTTTGCAGGTATTATTGTTGGCCCGACCTTGTTGGGGGCCTTCTTTCCGGAAATCTTTAAAAATCTGTTTTTAGCTGCACCGCAAGCTTATGGCGCATTTGATGGGATCTCCAATATCGGTATCATCCTGTTAATGTTTATTGCTGGATTTGAGGTGGATATGCAACAGATACGGCAGAACGGAAAACAAGCCTTAGCCATCAGTTTAACCGGTATTATCTTCCCGTTCGCTATCGGCTCCATCTCGGTATGGTTTCTATACAACAGTCATTTTGCCAACTCGGGAAGTAATCAATTAACAACATCCTTATTTTTCGGAACAGCTTTATCCATTACGGCGCTATCCGTAATCGCCAAAATATTGCTGGATCTTGACCTGTTGAAAACCAAGATCGGCAATATTGTATTGACAGCGGCCATGGTAGATGATTTTTTGGGTTGGATCTTGTTTTCGATCATCATTAAGCTGATGAATGCCGGTAAAGAAGATGCGTCTTTCTGGTCTGTGATCGAAGTGGTGCTCTTTGCCGCATTTATGCTGACAGGTGGAAGGTGGATCGTTCACCGCCTGCTTGAACTGGCGGGTAAAAGCCAAAAGATAGGGCGCGTATTTACGGTAGCGGTGTGTTTGTGCTTTATCGGCGCGGTAATTACCGAATACCTGGGCGTGCGTGGCGTGTTCGGTGCATTTTTGGTAGGTATAGCCGTAGGCGGTTCGGAATATTTTACGGCTAAGCACCGGGATATATTACATCAGTTTACCATTAATGTATTGGCACCTCTGTTTTTTGCGTCTGTAGGTTTGCGGCTTAATTTTATCGCTAACTTTAACCTGGAAATCGTGGTTATCATATTGGTCATCGCTTGTTTGGCTAAATTGATCGGCGCCGGTATTGGCGGTGCTGCAAGCGGCATGTCTAAAAACGAATCGATTGCCGTGGCATTTGGCATGAATGCGCGTGGTTCGCAGGAGATCGTTTTGGGCTTGATCGCCTTACAGGCCAAGATTATCACAGAGCCTGTATTCGAAGGCCTGGTGGTAATGACCGTAGTAACCATGGTGATCTCGGGGCCGATCATGAAATATTATTTTTTAAAAGAGCAGAACGAGGCCGGAGCCAGCATCGCTTATCTCAGCAAGATCAGGGCATAG
- a CDS encoding serine O-acetyltransferase translates to MKEPKLNSFIELLFQTHKAEWEATPSHEQAIHWLNDLLEFLFPNSRLNKKIIYEGQLRKNQIELENILLSYLDSDQINIGDAVDRFYASLQEIYQNLRSDAARIHEKDPAAGSVHEVIVSYPGFYAIAVHRIAHQLTQLLIPILPRILSEHAHGKTGVDIHPNAQIGVPFCIDHGTGIVIGATSIIGKNVTIYQGVTLGASQVSKGLSDTKRHPTVEDNVTIYARSTILGGNTVLGHDSTIGGSVFLTKSVEPYSHVFNTHQLRIEVKSNF, encoded by the coding sequence ATGAAAGAACCAAAGCTCAATAGTTTTATCGAGTTACTTTTTCAGACGCATAAGGCGGAATGGGAAGCTACGCCCTCTCACGAACAGGCTATTCATTGGCTCAATGACCTGCTTGAATTTTTGTTTCCTAATAGCAGGCTGAATAAAAAGATCATTTACGAAGGACAGCTGAGAAAGAACCAGATCGAACTGGAGAATATCTTACTCAGCTACCTCGATAGCGACCAGATCAATATCGGCGACGCGGTAGACCGCTTTTACGCTTCCTTACAGGAAATATACCAAAACTTGCGTTCGGATGCGGCACGTATACACGAAAAGGATCCCGCCGCAGGGAGCGTACATGAGGTCATTGTTTCTTACCCCGGTTTTTATGCCATCGCCGTTCACCGCATTGCCCACCAACTTACGCAATTACTGATCCCTATCCTGCCGCGCATACTGAGCGAGCACGCCCATGGTAAAACAGGGGTGGATATTCACCCCAATGCGCAGATAGGCGTGCCCTTTTGTATCGACCATGGCACCGGCATCGTGATAGGCGCCACCAGTATCATCGGCAAAAATGTTACTATCTACCAGGGTGTAACCCTGGGCGCTTCGCAGGTTAGCAAGGGCTTATCAGATACCAAGCGCCACCCCACTGTAGAAGACAATGTGACCATATATGCCCGCAGCACGATATTGGGAGGTAACACGGTGCTCGGCCATGACAGCACTATTGGCGGGAGCGTTTTTTTAACCAAAAGCGTTGAACCTTATTCGCATGTTTTTAACACGCATCAATTGCGGATCGAGGTTAAATCTAATTTTTAA
- a CDS encoding family 2A encapsulin nanocompartment cargo protein cysteine desulfurase, producing the protein MSTNINAEEQPDLSALANLANQFFKALPGQQIKTDPVVGQAHEPVRQDALVESYEPWLYDQGLRNNSFDHSPPSASGVGVSPSAANQNNAVDLRNPQTSFADPNLAGPKPADSVQLPFQEDEPFETRLKEILNNVRVSSPAVRIPFDQDTDAPYYFLKNRNGVLNPKNIFDRDASRVGQPIAPPFDVNLVRNDFPILRERVNGRPLIWLDNAATTQKPQQVIDRISYFYQHENSNIHRAAHQLAARATDAYEGAREKVRAFINAASVNEIIFVRGATEAINLVAKSWSEQNLNAGDEIIVSHLEHHANIVPWQQLAAKKGLKIKVIPVDDDGQILLDEYAKLLGPKTKLVAFTQVSNALGTVTPASRITELAHQAGAKVLIDGAQSVSHMKVDVRALDADWFVFSGHKVFGPTGIGVVYGKEALLNETQPWQGGGNMISDVTFEYTQYHKAPSRFEAGTGNIADAVGLGAAIDYVSRIGIENISRYEHYLLIYATRLLKEVPGIRLIGTAPDKASVLSFVLAGYKTEEIGAALNKEGIAVRSGHHCAQPILRRFGVESTVRPSLAFYNTRAEIDTLVNILHRLKK; encoded by the coding sequence ATGAGTACAAATATTAATGCGGAAGAACAACCCGATCTGAGCGCCCTTGCAAATCTGGCGAACCAGTTCTTTAAAGCTTTACCGGGTCAGCAGATCAAGACTGATCCGGTTGTTGGCCAGGCTCATGAACCGGTAAGACAGGATGCCTTGGTCGAAAGCTATGAACCCTGGTTATATGACCAGGGTTTACGCAACAATAGCTTTGACCATTCGCCACCATCAGCTTCGGGTGTCGGCGTTTCGCCGTCTGCGGCAAACCAGAATAATGCGGTGGATCTAAGAAACCCGCAAACAAGTTTTGCTGACCCGAATCTGGCCGGACCGAAACCTGCGGATTCCGTACAGTTGCCTTTTCAGGAAGATGAACCTTTTGAGACGCGCCTGAAAGAGATATTGAATAACGTCCGCGTTTCTTCACCGGCTGTCAGGATCCCATTCGATCAGGACACGGATGCACCGTACTACTTTTTGAAAAACAGAAATGGTGTACTAAACCCGAAAAACATCTTTGATCGCGATGCGAGCAGGGTGGGCCAACCAATCGCGCCCCCCTTTGATGTTAACCTCGTCAGGAATGATTTCCCGATCCTGCGGGAGCGGGTAAACGGCCGCCCCCTGATCTGGCTGGATAATGCTGCCACTACGCAAAAACCCCAGCAGGTGATCGACCGGATATCCTACTTCTATCAACACGAAAACTCGAACATCCACCGCGCGGCGCACCAACTGGCTGCCAGGGCTACAGATGCTTATGAGGGAGCGCGTGAAAAGGTGCGGGCTTTTATCAATGCCGCATCCGTTAACGAGATCATATTTGTGCGGGGCGCTACAGAAGCCATTAACCTGGTTGCTAAAAGCTGGAGCGAGCAAAATTTGAATGCTGGTGATGAGATTATTGTAAGCCACCTGGAGCACCATGCCAACATCGTTCCCTGGCAGCAGCTGGCGGCAAAAAAGGGTTTAAAGATTAAGGTAATACCGGTTGACGATGACGGGCAAATCTTGTTGGATGAATACGCCAAATTGCTCGGGCCTAAAACTAAATTAGTGGCTTTTACGCAGGTATCCAATGCCCTGGGTACGGTTACACCGGCGAGCCGGATTACCGAGCTGGCGCACCAGGCCGGGGCGAAAGTGCTTATAGATGGCGCGCAGTCGGTATCCCACATGAAAGTGGACGTAAGGGCGCTGGATGCAGATTGGTTTGTATTTTCGGGCCATAAGGTATTTGGGCCAACGGGTATTGGTGTGGTTTATGGTAAAGAGGCTTTGCTGAATGAGACGCAGCCATGGCAAGGTGGTGGCAACATGATCTCGGATGTAACTTTTGAGTATACCCAATACCATAAGGCACCCAGCCGTTTTGAAGCCGGTACCGGTAATATTGCCGATGCTGTAGGCCTGGGCGCGGCAATAGATTATGTAAGCCGCATCGGCATCGAAAATATATCGAGGTATGAGCATTACCTGTTAATTTACGCCACCCGGCTATTAAAAGAAGTGCCCGGCATCCGGCTAATCGGCACGGCTCCGGATAAAGCCAGCGTATTATCCTTTGTGCTGGCCGGTTACAAAACCGAAGAAATAGGTGCCGCCCTGAACAAGGAAGGCATCGCGGTACGTTCGGGCCACCACTGTGCCCAGCCTATATTAAGGCGCTTTGGGGTGGAAAGCACCGTCAGGCCGTCATTGGCCTTTTACAATACCCGCGCCGAGATCGATACGTTGGTCAATATCCTCCACAGATTGAAAAAATAA
- a CDS encoding family 2A encapsulin nanocompartment shell protein, with protein sequence MPDQKSKQTALGDVAARQLAVATRTVPQLAAITPRWLTHLLSWTPVESGVYRLNKVKDADNVEVDCSNRDERELPSTYVDYVENPREYNLSAVNTVLDVHTRVSDLYSKPFNQITEQLRLTIEIIKERQESELINNEEYGLLNSIAPSQKIKTRLGPPTPDDLDELITKVWKEPAFFLLHPLAIAAFGRECTRRGVPPPTVSLFGSQFLTWRGIPLIPSDKLPIVNNKSKILLLRTGESRQGVVGLYQPGLPGEQSPGLSVRFMGINNKAIASYLVSLYCSLAVLTDDAIAVLEDVDLGNYHEYKY encoded by the coding sequence ATGCCAGATCAAAAAAGCAAACAAACCGCCTTAGGCGACGTAGCCGCAAGACAATTAGCCGTAGCAACCAGAACCGTTCCTCAGTTAGCCGCTATCACTCCCCGATGGCTGACGCATTTGCTAAGTTGGACACCAGTAGAATCAGGCGTTTACCGCCTGAATAAAGTGAAAGATGCCGACAATGTTGAGGTGGATTGCTCTAACCGTGACGAACGTGAATTGCCTTCAACCTATGTTGACTATGTAGAAAATCCCCGTGAGTATAATTTGAGCGCAGTGAACACGGTACTGGATGTGCATACGCGCGTATCTGATCTTTACAGCAAGCCTTTCAACCAGATCACCGAGCAATTACGTTTAACGATCGAGATCATCAAAGAACGGCAGGAAAGCGAACTGATCAATAACGAAGAATATGGTTTGTTGAATAGCATTGCGCCATCGCAAAAGATCAAGACCAGGCTCGGCCCGCCTACGCCGGATGACCTGGACGAGCTGATCACCAAAGTATGGAAAGAACCTGCTTTTTTTCTGCTGCACCCCTTAGCTATTGCTGCGTTTGGGCGCGAATGCACACGCCGTGGCGTACCTCCGCCAACGGTATCCTTGTTCGGATCACAATTTTTAACCTGGAGAGGTATCCCGCTTATCCCTTCGGATAAATTACCTATCGTTAACAACAAATCGAAAATATTATTGCTCAGAACCGGGGAGAGCCGGCAGGGAGTTGTAGGCCTATACCAGCCTGGCTTACCTGGAGAGCAGTCTCCGGGATTATCTGTTCGTTTTATGGGTATTAACAATAAAGCCATAGCCTCGTATCTGGTTTCGCTGTACTGCTCCCTTGCAGTATTGACAGATGATGCAATTGCGGTTTTGGAGGATGTTGATTTAGGAAATTACCATGAGTACAAATATTAA